The following nucleotide sequence is from Gemmatimonadota bacterium.
CCAACGCCCTTGGCGACCAGTACCGCAACGTCGCCTTCACGTTCGGCAACGGACGCTTCAACGCGGTGACACAGCTCGCCAGCGGCGCGTTCGGTCAGCTGCAAGTGCAGACGATCAACGGCCCCGACGGGGGATTCACGCTCGAGGGGATGCTCAACGCCACGCTGGAACCGCATCTCATTCTCGACACGCGCAAGGTCCTGTCGGGCGAGACCGGCACGTCGGTCCTGAATCGGCGTCCGGTCTTCATGCGGTCGATCGGCTCGGTGTACTCGCCCACCAATCCACTCACGTACTACGAGCGCGTCCTGTTGCCGCAGGACTACGACGGGATCATCTGGTTCGTGAACACCCGCGAGAGCCAGCTGCTGCCGTTCAACTAGGGCGGGAGGGGCGGGGGGCGATCGTCACCCTTGCGCGCCACGCCGTCCGCGTCCCCGATGATCACGCATGGCTGAACCCAAGACCACGCGCACCACCGCCAGCGTCGCCGCCTTTCTCGCCGCCATCGAAGATCCGAAGCGGCGCGCCGATGCACTCGCCGTCAAGCGCCTCATGGAGCACGCATCCGGCGAAAAGGCCGCGATGGGGGGACCGCGATCGTCGGCTTCGGGAGCTACCACTACGTGTATGCCAGCGGGCAGGAAGGCGACTGGCCGTCGTGGCCTTCTCCCCGCGCAAGCAGAACCTCGTCCTCTACATCATGCCGGGGTTCGATCGTTACAGCGAACTCATGGCGCGACTGGGGAAGTGCAAGACGGGGAAGTCGTGCCTCTACCTCAACTCGCTGCGCGACGTGGATGTGAGCGTGCTCGAGGAGCTGGTGCGTGCGTCGGTTCGTCACATGGCGACGAGCAAGGGGGCCGCCGCGGCGACGCGGGAGACCTCCGGCAAGACGACCAAAGCGGCGGCGAAGCGGTCGACCAAGACGAAGTAAGCGACCGCGCGCGATTCGCCGATCCGGCGCGCCCTTGTCCTTGCCGCGCCCGGTGGTGATGCTGAAGGCAGTTGCTGCGCCCAGCCCATTGCTCCTCCCACCCAGGCGCGCCGTCCTCCCGACACCCTGAGGTGTCACGTGCGTCGAGGCAGAGCTCCCCTGGTGATCGCCGTCGCGATCGCCTTCCTCCTGTTCATCGTCGTTCCCGCCGCGAGCGGCTTCTTTGCCGATCTCTGGTGGTTCCGCGAGATCGGCTACGACGTCGTCTTCGTCCGCACCGTCACCACTCGGCTGCTGCTCTTCCTCGTGGCGGGCGCCGTCGGGAGCGCGACGTTGTACCTCAACCTGTCGATCGCGCAGCGGGGCGTGGTCCCCGAGCCGGTCATGGTTCGGATGGGCGAGACGGTGGCACCCGTCGATGTGGCGGGGGCGACGCGTCGGCTGCGCCTGCCGATCTCCATCCTCTTCGGCATCGTCTTCGGGCTGGGCGTAAGCGCCACGTGGCAGGTGCTGCTCCAGTGGCTGCACCGCACGCCGTTCGACGTCGCCGACCCCGTCTTTTCACGCGACATCGGCTACTACGTCTTCTCCCTCCCGGCGCTCTCGGTCGCGTTAGGGATGATCAGCACGCTCGCCTTCGTCTCCCTCCTGGCCACGGTTCCGACCTACTTCTTTCGGGGCGACGTGGTCGTCTCGCCGCGACGCCTGCGCATCGAACCGTCGGCCGGCGCACCTGGCGATTCTCCTGGCGGTCCCCTTCGTGGTGACGGCGCTTCGCCTCTGGTTCGTGGACAGCGCCGAGCTGCTGTACTCCACGACTGGTCCGCTGGTGGGGGCGAGCTACACCGACCTGCACGCGACGCTCCCCGCCATCCGCGTGTCGGCGATCGCCGCCCTTGCCGCCGCGGTGGTCGTGCTCGTGGGCGGCGCGCGGCGGATGCTGGGGTGGTACGGCGTGCTCGCCGTCGGCGGCTACGTGTCGGTGGCCATCCTGGGACGCGGGATCGTGCCGGCGATCATGCAGAAGTTCGTCGTCGCCCCCACGGAGCTCACGCGCGAGACCCCCTACCTGGAGCGCCACATCGCCGCCACGCGACGCGCGTGGGGGATCGACAGCGTACAGTCGCGCGACCTCGAGGGGGTCCCGACGCTCACGCTCGCCTCGCTGCGCGCCAACGCGGCCACCATCGAGAACGTGCGCCTGTGGGATCGGGCGCCGCTGCTGCGAACCTTTGGCCAGCTCCAGGAGATCCGTACGTACTACGACTTCGTGTCGGTCGACGACGATCGGTACTGGATCGATGGCAAGTACCGCCAGGTCCTCCTCTCGCCGCGCGAACTCAACGCACAGTCGCTGCCCACGCGCACGTTCATCAACGAGCACCTGACCTTCACCCATGGCATGGGGCTCACGATGAGCCCCGTCAACCAGGTCACCACGCAGGGGCTCCCCGTCCTGCTCATCCAGGACCTTCCGCCGGCGACGACCGGGTCGCTCAAGGTCTCGCGCCCGCAGATCTACTACGGCGAGCTGGCCCAGGATTTCGTCTTCGTGGGGACGCGGCAGAAGGAGTTCGACTACCCCGCAGGGGAGGCCAACATCTACACCGCGTATGCCGGCAAGGGCGGCGTCCCGGTGGGCGGCCTCTTCCGGCGCATGCTCCTGGCGCTCCACTTCGGCAACTCGAAGGTCCTGCTCTCGGGCGACATCACCAGCGAGAGCCGCGTGCTGTACCACCGCAACATCGTCACGCGCATCCGCAAGGCGCTCCCCTTCCTCAAGCTCGACCGCGAAACCTATATCGTGGTCGCCGACGATGGAACGCTCAAGTGGATCCAGGACGCCTACACCACCTCATCCCGCTATCCCTACTCGTTTCGGTCGCCGGACGGCGTGACCTACATGCGCAACAGCGTGAAGGTCGTGATCGACGCGTACGACGGGACGGTCACCGCCTATGTCAGCGCCCCAACGATCCGTTGGTGCGCACCTGGGCAAGGTCTTCCGGGGATCTTCGTCCCCATCGACAGCATGGCGAAGGACCTGCGCGCGCACGTGCGCTATCCCGACGACATGTTTCGCGCCCAGACCGCGCTGTATTCGACCTACCACATGGACAAGCCCGAGGAGTTCTACCATCGGGAAGACCAGTGGCAGTCCCGGTGGTGACGCGCCCCGACGGGCGGTCCCCTTCATGCGGCCGACATCATCATGCGCCTGCCTGACGAGCCCAGGCGGAGTTCATCTACACTGGCCGTTCACGCCGCGCGGGAAGGACAACCTCGCGGCATGGATGGTGGCGCGCAACGACGGTGCGGAGTACGGAAAGCTGCGCGTCTACCGGTTCCCCCGGCAGTCGCTGGTGTTCGGCCCACGACAGATCGAGAACCGCATCAACCAGGACACCGAGATCGCACGGCAGGTCTCGCTGTGGGACCAGCGCGGGTCGGAGGTCATTCGCGGCGACCTGCTCGTTATCCCGATCGATCACGCGCTCCTGTACGTGCAGCCGCTCTACCTCCAGGCCGAGGGGGCCGCATCCCCGAACTCAAGCGCGTGCTGGTCGCCTACGAGAACCAGGTGGTGATGCGCGAGACGCTGGAGCTGGCGCTCCAGGCGCTCTTTGCCGGCGGGGGCGATGCGCCCATCACGCAGGCGGTGCCGGTGACCGGTGCCGTGGCGCAGCGCCC
It contains:
- a CDS encoding UPF0182 family protein; the encoded protein is MAILLAVPFVVTALRLWFVDSAELLYSTTGPLVGASYTDLHATLPAIRVSAIAALAAAVVVLVGGARRMLGWYGVLAVGGYVSVAILGRGIVPAIMQKFVVAPTELTRETPYLERHIAATRRAWGIDSVQSRDLEGVPTLTLASLRANAATIENVRLWDRAPLLRTFGQLQEIRTYYDFVSVDDDRYWIDGKYRQVLLSPRELNAQSLPTRTFINEHLTFTHGMGLTMSPVNQVTTQGLPVLLIQDLPPATTGSLKVSRPQIYYGELAQDFVFVGTRQKEFDYPAGEANIYTAYAGKGGVPVGGLFRRMLLALHFGNSKVLLSGDITSESRVLYHRNIVTRIRKALPFLKLDRETYIVVADDGTLKWIQDAYTTSSRYPYSFRSPDGVTYMRNSVKVVIDAYDGTVTAYVSAPTIRWCAPGQGLPGIFVPIDSMAKDLRAHVRYPDDMFRAQTALYSTYHMDKPEEFYHREDQWQSRW
- a CDS encoding UPF0182 family protein, with product MRPTSSCACLTSPGGVHLHWPFTPRGKDNLAAWMVARNDGAEYGKLRVYRFPRQSLVFGPRQIENRINQDTEIARQVSLWDQRGSEVIRGDLLVIPIDHALLYVQPLYLQAEGAASPNSSACWSPTRTRW